Sequence from the Streptomyces mobaraensis NBRC 13819 = DSM 40847 genome:
GGTCTTCGGCGACGGTGAGGTGGCCCCGGTCACCCGCGAGGTACTGCGCCGCGCGGAACCGGACCTGTCCCGGCGCCCGCGGATCCACGTGGGGTGACACGTGGCGCGACGAGATCCGGTCAGTGGGCGTGGCGGCCCGGGTTACGGTCGGGGCGTCGGTTCCGGTGGCCTCGGAGCCAGTGTGGCCCACAGGAAGCGCGGCGGCGGAAACGAACGCGTGGTGTCACGGCTCCGACGGCGTGAGCCGCACCTACGGCGAACGGCGGACCCCGCACCCGCTGCACCTCGATGTGGCGGCCGGGGCGTGCACGGCACTCTTCGGGCGCAACCGCTCCGGAAAGTCGACGCTCCTGCGCATCGCCGACGACCGCGACCGGCCGACGTGACTCGTCGTCTGGTTGCGGTGAACGTTGCGCAAGAGGTCACGATTCCACGGAGAGTACGCAAGGCGGAACGGAAGACAAGGCATCCATGCTCCCCTGGGCCTGGGCCCCTGGTGAAGTCCAGGCGTTCCTCGCGGCGGCCGGAGGGGAAGGCCACAGGCGGTTCTTCGCGGCCCTGCTGCTCTCGCTCATGGGGCTCCGTCCTGCCGAGGTGTGCGGCCTGCGCCGGGAGGACGCAGACCTGGAAGCGGAGACGTCGAACGTTGCCAACGCGCGGACGCTGTCCGGGAACAGGCGGGGGAGCGGCTGATACCCCTCCCGCCGATGGCGTGCGACGCCAGAGTGGTCCCCGTCGCGTACGCCTGTACGATGCCCGCGCCGCGGGCCTCACGTACTTGGCGAACAAGGGCGTGCTGGGTCACATCCTCGCCCGGTGGGCCGGCCACGCGAACGTCAAGACGACGGAGAAGTGGTACGTGAAGCCCGGCGTGGATGACCTCCGTCCTGCGGCGGAAGCCTGGGGCGGCGTGGTGGAGGCCGGCACCCCCGTCCGTGAGATTTTGTGAGGTGTGGGAGCGTGAGCGGGTGAGCGAGAGTACGCCGAACACCCTGCAATACCGCTTCGACGGGCCGGAAGACGCCCCGGTCCTGATCCTGGGTCCCGCCCTGGGTACCACATGGCACAGGTCGTCGGAAGCGCCTTCTGGCGTCCACGTGGTCTACGTCGCTGCTGTTCATGCAGGTGGGGCCTCTGTGGTCCGGGTGCATCGATGATGTTGGTGACAGCAACGTGACGCGTGATGGTTCCACTGAGGCCCCCTGCCGGGCAGGTGCTGGCAGAGGCCTGCGGGAGCGGGTGAGGACGGATTGTGGCGGTATGCAGCGTTCGGTGACGGTGCCGTTGTATTCCGGCTCTCGGCAGTGCGTCGGGACTTGCACGATCTCTCAGATGCGACCCGACGTGGTGACGGGGGAAATCGTGACTCGCGCCGCCGAGTCGGGGCGCAGCCATCTGTGCGCCGCCTGGTGGAGCTGGTCAGGAGTGACCGCCTGCAGGGTTCGAGGCCATTCCCATAGCCAGGTGTGGGCCAGGCCAAGTGACTGGATATGGGTCAGCATGGCTGCCAGTCCACTCTGTGGGGCGAGGGACGCTGCCAGAGTGCCACAAGCGTGGCCTACCGCGCGGGTCAGCTCATCGAGCGGAACCTGATGGGTTCGTAGCTGCTCGACTTCCTCGAGGAGGATGCGCTGAGCAGCGGATCGGTGGGCGGCCGGGACGTCCACGTTGGCTTCGAGCAGGGAGTGGTCGGTGTAATGGTGGAGGCGGCTCCAAGGTGAGTAGCTCCAGCGAAGGGTTTGCCGGAATTTCCGCATGAGGCGGGCGTTGTATCCGCCGCCGAGGACCAGGTGAGCGGCGTAGAGCGCGGGATGATCCGGGGCAGAGCGGCCGGGGACGGTCCAGGCTGCTCTGACGCAGGCGCTTTCCCCTCCGCCTGCCTGGACTTGCTGCCATCCACGGCGTGGATTCTGCACAGAGGATTGGCTGGGGGATGTCGCAGGAGCAGCGTCGGTCGGCCCCAAGCCTCCAATGAAGTCCGTCAGGACGGAAATAGCCTCATGAGGGTCTATCGAACCTACTGCGGTGAAGCAGGATCGACCAGCATCCAGCGATGCTGTCAGCGGTTCACCGCTCAGGAGTTGTACGGCGAGGTCAATGTCAGCATCGGCCAGTGAGGCCAGGTCGACGTCTGCTGTGTGCCTGCTGTGGAGCATCCGGCGGACTGCGGCGCCCGCGAGGGCGTCGTGGTCGCCTTTCTCCTCGTCCGCGCGGGCTTTGAGGACCGCGGCGTGGCCGGCGAGCTCGTCAGGGGCGCCGGTTGCCTGGGCGAAAGCGCTGGCGAGTTGATGTAGCAGGGTGGTCCAGTTGTGCGCAAGGCAGGTGAGTGACCAGAGCAGGCCCTGGTTGTGTGTGGCAACGGTGAGGCGTCCGCCGTGGTGGGCCACGGCAGGGGCCAGCCCAGCAATTGGGCCGTCGGGGGACGGGAGGGACTCTGCTAACAAGCTGGCGCGTGCGGAGGCCACCTCGGGCGTATTCGGCGTGAGGCGTAGAGGTGTGAAGCCGGTGATCTCGACAAGAGGTACGTCCCCGTAACGGACGGCGGTGACGCTTTGCTGAGGTGTCGGCCTATGAGTAACGAGAGATGCCAGGGGAAGGACAGGTGCACCGGTGATCACTGGGCTGCCTCCAAGGAGAGTACCGCGACGTGTTGCTGGGCGAGGAAGGGAGCAACTGCGCCCACTTCTTCGGGTGTGACGGTGAGGATCTGCAGGGGAAGTTCCTGGACTGCCTCGGCTGCACCGTGCAGCAGCTCCATCGAGCCCACGAGCAGGAGGCGTCCCAATGGCTGGTCCTGGGAGCGCCACATCTGGGAGGCAAGACGCCGGGCCGTACGTGCCACTTCGTCCTGGGACGGACCAGTCCGCGCGATGGTGGCGAGTTCGTCGCGTATCTCGGTGACCAGTTGCTGCGGTGTGATGGTCTCGGCGTGCAGAGCCTCGATGATCCACGGGAGCGGAGCCCGCCCGTCGAAGGGGTTGCCGAACAGGCCGATATAGGTTCCCAGGTCTGTCACTCCCGTCGTGGGGCAGAGTCTGCGGTCCAGTCGGCCTAGCGGGTCATCGACAAGGACGTCGGCGAGTACGACTGCAGCAAGCAGCTCACGTGTGGGACGAGCCGCCTCGGGAGCGCGGAAGGCGATGGCCGTCGCTGGATGAGGGGCGTGAGGGTCGGACCGGCGCAAGAAGCGGTCTTCGGCGAGGGGCGGATCGGCCACGGGAGAGTCCTCGGAGCGCTCAAAGCGTTTGCTGATGGCTCCGAAGGCTTCGTGGATCTGGTCAGCGATGGATGCCTGGTCAAATGATCCACTGACCGTGAGTACAGCATTCGCCGGAGCGTAGAACTTCTGCAAGAAATGATCTAGCTGCTGGGGGGTGAGGGTCTCCACCCGGTCGACACCGTATCCGTTATGGGTGTTTTCTGGTGCGTTGAAGGCAATTTCCGAGATCCACATCCAGGGGAACCCGCCGAACGGTTGGCCGTCAATATTGGCCCGGATTTCGTCTTTGACTATCTGGACCTCTCTGCGCATCACGGCAGGTGACGTCTCCTCGACCGACATTCGCTGTGCTTCGAGCCTCAGCAGTGCTCCGACTTCCGCTTTCGGTAGCACTCCGTAGTAGTCGGTGTGGTCGGCCTGGGTGGTGGCGTTCAGCATGCCACCGCTCTGGAGTATGTGGTTGACCTGCGCCTTCGGAACACCGTCCC
This genomic interval carries:
- a CDS encoding M16 family metallopeptidase; the protein is MASGFERLKLDNGLRVVLDPYDAHGLVGVAVHYDVGFRTEPRDLNGIAHLCEHVLWDGVPKAQVNHILQSGGMLNATTQADHTDYYGVLPKAEVGALLRLEAQRMSVEETSPAVMRREVQIVKDEIRANIDGQPFGGFPWMWISEIAFNAPENTHNGYGVDRVETLTPQQLDHFLQKFYAPANAVLTVSGSFDQASIADQIHEAFGAISKRFERSEDSPVADPPLAEDRFLRRSDPHAPHPATAIAFRAPEAARPTRELLAAVVLADVLVDDPLGRLDRRLCPTTGVTDLGTYIGLFGNPFDGRAPLPWIIEALHAETITPQQLVTEIRDELATIARTGPSQDEVARTARRLASQMWRSQDQPLGRLLLVGSMELLHGAAEAVQELPLQILTVTPEEVGAVAPFLAQQHVAVLSLEAAQ
- a CDS encoding ABC transporter ATP-binding protein, with amino-acid sequence MSRTYGERRTPHPLHLDVAAGACTALFGRNRSGKSTLLRIADDRDRPT
- a CDS encoding M16 family metallopeptidase — translated: MAHHGGRLTVATHNQGLLWSLTCLAHNWTTLLHQLASAFAQATGAPDELAGHAAVLKARADEEKGDHDALAGAAVRRMLHSRHTADVDLASLADADIDLAVQLLSGEPLTASLDAGRSCFTAVGSIDPHEAISVLTDFIGGLGPTDAAPATSPSQSSVQNPRRGWQQVQAGGGESACVRAAWTVPGRSAPDHPALYAAHLVLGGGYNARLMRKFRQTLRWSYSPWSRLHHYTDHSLLEANVDVPAAHRSAAQRILLEEVEQLRTHQVPLDELTRAVGHACGTLAASLAPQSGLAAMLTHIQSLGLAHTWLWEWPRTLQAVTPDQLHQAAHRWLRPDSAARVTISPVTTSGRI